One Nitrospirota bacterium genomic region harbors:
- the purU gene encoding formyltetrahydrofolate deformylase, whose protein sequence is MAQRKESVVLLIHCKDRRGIVARVSGFIHDFGGNILDSEHHTDEESNEFLMRMEFAAEGLQIPPDEIATAFAPVAKTFEMRYEVRPSSHRTRVAMLVSKQDHCLADLLQRHKRDELHIDVPVIISNHDTCASWAELFKIPFSVCPVTKETKPQQEQAVLSLLKDHTIELVVMTRYMQILSASFLAQVGCPVINIHHSFLPAFMGANPYRQAYDRGVKIIGATAHYATEDLDEGPIIEQDVMHVGHRDTVDDLVRKGRDLEEIVLARAVRRHVERRVLVYGRKTVVFD, encoded by the coding sequence ATGGCGCAGCGAAAAGAATCTGTTGTTCTTCTGATTCATTGCAAGGATCGCAGGGGCATTGTGGCTCGAGTCTCTGGTTTCATTCACGACTTCGGCGGGAATATCCTCGACTCGGAGCACCATACCGATGAAGAGAGCAACGAGTTTCTCATGCGTATGGAGTTTGCCGCCGAGGGCCTGCAGATTCCGCCCGATGAAATCGCAACCGCGTTCGCTCCGGTCGCGAAGACCTTCGAGATGCGCTATGAGGTTCGTCCCTCAAGCCACCGAACGAGAGTCGCCATGTTGGTCTCGAAACAGGATCACTGCCTGGCGGACTTGCTCCAACGACACAAACGCGATGAGTTGCACATCGATGTCCCCGTCATTATCTCCAATCATGACACCTGCGCAAGCTGGGCTGAACTCTTCAAGATTCCCTTCTCCGTCTGTCCCGTGACCAAGGAGACGAAGCCCCAGCAGGAGCAAGCCGTACTCTCCCTCCTGAAGGACCATACTATCGAGCTCGTGGTCATGACCCGCTACATGCAAATCCTCAGCGCCAGCTTTCTGGCGCAGGTCGGCTGTCCAGTCATCAATATCCATCACTCCTTCCTGCCTGCGTTTATGGGAGCAAACCCCTATCGGCAGGCCTATGACCGGGGAGTGAAAATCATCGGAGCCACGGCACATTATGCCACGGAAGATCTGGATGAAGGCCCGATCATCGAGCAAGATGTCATGCATGTGGGCCACCGAGACACCGTTGACGACCTGGTGAGGAAAGGACGGGATCTGGAGGAGATTGTGCTGGCCCGCGCGGTGCGGCGCCATGTTGAGCGACGGGTGTTGGTCTATGGAAGAAAGACGGTGGTATTCGACTAA